In Halorubrum sp. PV6, a single window of DNA contains:
- a CDS encoding DR2241 family protein → MSETAPDAGRDDEFAVPDIDLPSDAFDAVLDALADRDPGDQIRFEGFAVGVDDDGYTVDPAGGDARTGLSERDLHAALVERAPAVTDWYAFERVVGEFGPRRAFLRWIEDADGETVASRYAALAQGIERAWGELKVTATITDRGERRYDVRHEADAGTPVGDLDAYDDPLDARDLVTLDERGRYRPLKTAPTLAGGWVFPDLGPRDAYETIETIYPATVANWHREREGELDVTHWRETMERQSGIYGVVKTWDRGEGYEHVNWVAEACCDDSQCLKRREWQYDDETDLDVDGGDGAFPCREPCSVVVSAARKWTRLESEQPRTYEFDLTPSEKEQVESIIDAVADGRTDEIREADTKEGANRYRTRFLRAKLFDEDGNLGGVPTEPDEDAEE, encoded by the coding sequence GTGTCCGAAACCGCTCCGGACGCCGGGCGAGACGACGAGTTCGCAGTCCCCGACATCGACCTCCCGAGCGACGCCTTCGACGCGGTCCTCGACGCGCTCGCGGACCGCGACCCCGGCGACCAGATCCGGTTCGAGGGGTTCGCGGTCGGCGTCGACGACGACGGCTACACCGTCGACCCCGCCGGCGGCGACGCGCGAACCGGGCTGAGCGAACGCGACCTCCACGCCGCGCTCGTCGAACGCGCTCCCGCGGTGACGGACTGGTACGCCTTCGAGCGCGTCGTCGGCGAGTTCGGTCCGCGTCGCGCGTTCCTCCGGTGGATCGAAGACGCCGACGGCGAGACGGTGGCGAGCCGGTACGCCGCCCTCGCCCAGGGGATCGAGCGCGCGTGGGGCGAACTAAAGGTTACGGCCACGATAACCGACCGGGGCGAGCGCCGGTACGACGTTCGCCACGAGGCGGACGCCGGGACGCCCGTCGGCGACCTCGACGCCTACGACGACCCGCTCGACGCCCGCGACCTGGTGACGCTCGACGAGCGGGGGCGGTACCGACCGCTCAAGACGGCGCCGACGCTGGCCGGTGGCTGGGTGTTCCCCGACCTCGGCCCGCGCGACGCCTACGAGACGATCGAGACCATCTACCCCGCGACGGTCGCCAACTGGCACCGCGAGCGCGAGGGCGAGCTCGACGTGACCCACTGGCGCGAGACGATGGAGCGGCAGTCCGGCATCTACGGCGTCGTGAAGACGTGGGACCGCGGCGAGGGGTACGAACACGTCAACTGGGTCGCGGAGGCCTGCTGTGACGACTCGCAGTGTCTGAAACGCCGCGAGTGGCAGTACGACGACGAGACCGACCTTGACGTCGACGGCGGCGACGGGGCGTTCCCCTGCCGCGAGCCCTGTTCGGTCGTCGTCTCGGCCGCGCGCAAGTGGACGCGGCTGGAGAGCGAACAGCCCCGGACCTACGAGTTCGACCTCACCCCGAGCGAGAAAGAACAGGTCGAATCGATCATCGACGCCGTCGCCGACGGCCGGACCGACGAGATCCGCGAGGCGGACACGAAGGAGGGGGCGAACCGCTACCGGACGCGCTTCCTCCGCGCGAAGCTGTT
- a CDS encoding CbiX/SirB N-terminal domain-containing protein has product MQSLVIVAHGSHLNPESSAPTYDHADTIRETGAFDEVKTGFWKEEPHFREVLRTVEGDEVYVVPLFISEGYFTEQVIPRELRLDGWDVAEWDSDGLSADQATLVAEDIDREVHYCGPVGTHRAMTDVIVRRAESVTGDPDVGDDFGLAVVGHGTERNENSAKAIEYHADRIAERDRFDEVRALYMDEDPEVDDLPEFFESDDVVLVPLFIADGYHTQEDIPEDVGLCEDHTQGYDVPTEVDGTRIWYAGAVGTEPLMADVILERAADAGADIGTALDDVRETTRVAAGD; this is encoded by the coding sequence ATGCAGTCGCTCGTCATCGTCGCACACGGCTCGCACCTCAATCCGGAGTCGAGCGCGCCGACGTACGACCACGCGGACACCATCCGCGAAACCGGCGCGTTCGACGAGGTGAAAACCGGCTTCTGGAAGGAGGAGCCGCACTTCCGCGAGGTCCTCCGCACCGTCGAAGGCGACGAGGTGTACGTGGTCCCGCTTTTCATCTCCGAGGGGTACTTCACCGAACAGGTGATCCCCCGCGAACTTCGGCTCGACGGCTGGGACGTGGCGGAGTGGGACTCCGACGGCCTCTCCGCCGACCAAGCGACCCTCGTCGCCGAGGACATCGACCGTGAGGTCCACTACTGCGGGCCGGTCGGGACCCACCGCGCGATGACCGACGTGATCGTCCGGCGGGCGGAGTCGGTCACCGGCGACCCCGACGTGGGCGACGACTTCGGCCTCGCCGTCGTCGGCCACGGCACCGAGCGCAACGAGAACTCCGCGAAGGCGATCGAGTACCACGCCGACCGCATCGCCGAGCGCGACCGCTTCGACGAGGTGCGGGCGCTCTACATGGACGAAGACCCCGAAGTCGACGACCTCCCCGAGTTCTTCGAGAGCGACGACGTCGTCTTGGTCCCCCTCTTCATCGCCGACGGCTACCACACCCAGGAGGACATCCCGGAGGACGTGGGGCTCTGTGAGGACCACACGCAGGGGTACGACGTACCCACCGAGGTCGACGGCACCCGGATCTGGTACGCGGGCGCGGTCGGCACCGAGCCCCTGATGGCCGACGTGATACTGGAGCGCGCCGCCGACGCCGGCGCGGACATCGGCACCGCACTTGACGACGTGCGCGAGACCACCCGCGTCGCCGCGGGGGACTGA
- the pheA gene encoding prephenate dehydratase: protein MNAVTLGPAGTYSHRAARAVAAEVSFRESVTAIVDAVAAGEYERGVVPIENSIEGSVTESLDALANHDVAVTREVVTPIRHALLAQGPEFEVVASHSQALAQCRNWLEAEYPDAGLEAVASTARGVERARDDARVAGIGHPDNAGDDLSILAEDIQDRTSNATRFLVVAPESARSDAGGKTTLIVYPNANYPGLLLELLEAFADRNLNLSRIESRPSGERLGDYLFHFDVDAGLYEAHMAKAVGDIEAIADKGWVRVLGSYDTEHVLE from the coding sequence ATGAACGCCGTCACGCTCGGTCCCGCCGGCACGTACTCACACCGTGCGGCGCGGGCCGTCGCCGCAGAGGTGTCGTTCCGCGAGTCGGTCACCGCCATCGTCGACGCCGTCGCGGCCGGCGAGTACGAGCGGGGAGTCGTCCCCATCGAGAACAGCATCGAGGGCTCCGTCACGGAGAGCCTCGACGCGCTGGCTAATCACGACGTGGCGGTTACCCGCGAGGTCGTCACCCCGATCCGCCACGCCCTCCTCGCGCAGGGGCCGGAGTTCGAGGTCGTCGCCAGCCACTCGCAGGCGCTCGCGCAGTGTCGCAACTGGCTGGAAGCCGAGTACCCCGACGCGGGGCTCGAAGCGGTCGCGTCCACCGCCCGCGGCGTCGAACGCGCCCGCGACGACGCCCGCGTCGCCGGCATCGGCCACCCGGACAACGCCGGCGACGACCTCTCTATCCTCGCCGAGGACATCCAGGACCGCACCTCGAACGCGACCCGGTTCCTCGTCGTCGCGCCCGAGTCCGCCCGCTCGGACGCGGGCGGGAAGACCACCCTCATCGTCTATCCCAACGCGAACTACCCCGGCCTCCTCCTCGAACTGCTGGAGGCCTTTGCCGACCGCAACCTCAACCTCTCGCGGATCGAGTCGCGGCCGAGCGGGGAGCGACTCGGCGACTACCTGTTCCACTTCGACGTCGACGCCGGCCTCTACGAGGCCCACATGGCGAAGGCGGTCGGAGATATCGAGGCCATCGCCGACAAGGGGTGGGTGCGCGTGCTGGGGTCGTACGACACCGAGCATGTGCTCGAGTGA
- a CDS encoding uracil-DNA glycosylase family protein, whose product MTENGDALDADLRVPSCERCPALVESRSRIVDGVGRADADLLFVGEGPGATEDERGEPFVGRSGDVLDDALRDAGLARSDVRITNCVRCRPPDNRDPTTEELANCRGHLESEIDRLDPELIVTLGKVPSEHLLDRSVAITSESGDVVDARIGGAARRVLLSVHPAATLYDRSQRDGFFETIASASELSGAGGVTDGDGQSRLGDY is encoded by the coding sequence ATGACCGAGAACGGGGACGCGCTCGACGCCGACCTCAGAGTGCCGTCCTGCGAGCGCTGTCCGGCGCTCGTCGAGTCGCGGAGCCGGATCGTCGACGGCGTCGGCCGGGCCGACGCCGACCTGCTGTTCGTCGGCGAGGGACCGGGCGCAACCGAAGACGAGCGGGGCGAACCGTTCGTCGGACGCTCCGGCGACGTGCTCGACGACGCGCTCCGCGACGCCGGCCTCGCGCGCTCCGACGTGCGAATCACCAACTGCGTGCGGTGCCGCCCGCCGGACAACCGAGACCCCACGACCGAGGAGCTGGCGAACTGCCGCGGGCACCTCGAAAGCGAAATCGACCGGCTCGACCCCGAACTGATCGTGACGCTCGGCAAGGTCCCGAGCGAACACCTGCTCGACCGGTCGGTGGCGATCACCTCGGAATCGGGCGACGTGGTCGACGCCCGGATCGGCGGCGCGGCGCGCCGCGTCCTCCTCTCCGTCCACCCGGCCGCGACGCTGTACGACCGGAGCCAACGCGACGGGTTCTTCGAGACCATCGCGAGCGCGAGCGAACTGAGCGGCGCGGGCGGAGTGACCGACGGCGACGGGCAGTCGCGACTCGGGGACTATTGA
- a CDS encoding PhnD/SsuA/transferrin family substrate-binding protein — MSDNRWSADRRSFVKTAGAGGVVALAGCSGGGGDGSDGSGGSGGSDGSDGSNGASAGETDDVPSAQFILNPAEADVEIEQQYQPMFEYLESEVEVEIESDRAASYTATLQAMRNDQGEIADISPSAVIAGEDILDIVGVRIAYGAARYFSTTTTTPDSGIESLADLEGELIYMGDILSVSGTLVPLTMLQNAGLDIGNAPDGDAVDFDAEYSDHTTAREQMVQRDDVMAATTGAFSSAPYIPQEQFEEMSQDFVDISAEYEGAGDEIESSGTELQLLAVSDPIPRAPLATRASWDDPVKADIEEAILNVTEDDLSHGDDYDGEPLWFTGVQEGSIDDYEPIRDVLDQLGLEFEDLS; from the coding sequence ATGTCCGACAACAGGTGGTCGGCGGACCGGCGAAGCTTCGTTAAAACGGCGGGCGCGGGCGGTGTGGTCGCGTTGGCGGGTTGTTCTGGCGGTGGCGGCGACGGGTCCGACGGGAGCGGTGGCTCCGGCGGGAGCGACGGCTCTGACGGGAGTAACGGCGCTTCCGCGGGCGAGACGGACGACGTCCCCTCCGCGCAGTTCATCCTGAACCCGGCCGAGGCCGACGTGGAGATCGAACAGCAGTACCAGCCGATGTTCGAGTACCTCGAATCCGAGGTCGAAGTCGAGATCGAATCCGACCGCGCGGCGAGCTACACCGCGACGCTGCAGGCGATGCGGAACGATCAAGGGGAGATCGCGGACATCTCGCCGTCGGCCGTCATCGCCGGCGAGGACATCCTCGACATCGTCGGCGTCCGGATCGCGTACGGCGCGGCGCGGTACTTCTCGACGACCACGACGACGCCCGACAGCGGGATCGAGTCGCTCGCCGACCTCGAAGGCGAACTGATCTACATGGGGGACATCCTCTCCGTCTCCGGGACGCTCGTTCCCCTCACGATGCTGCAGAACGCGGGGCTCGACATCGGGAACGCCCCGGACGGCGACGCGGTCGACTTCGACGCGGAGTACTCCGATCACACCACGGCGCGCGAGCAGATGGTCCAGCGCGACGACGTGATGGCGGCGACGACCGGCGCGTTCTCGTCGGCCCCGTACATCCCGCAGGAGCAGTTCGAGGAGATGTCGCAGGACTTCGTCGACATCTCGGCGGAGTACGAGGGCGCCGGCGACGAAATCGAGTCGTCCGGGACGGAGCTCCAGCTGCTCGCGGTGTCCGACCCGATCCCGCGCGCACCGCTGGCGACGCGGGCCAGCTGGGACGACCCGGTCAAGGCCGACATCGAGGAGGCCATCCTGAACGTGACCGAAGACGACCTCAGCCACGGCGACGACTACGACGGCGAGCCGCTCTGGTTCACCGGCGTCCAAGAGGGGAGCATCGATGACTACGAGCCGATTCGGGACGTGCTCGACCAGCTCGGCCTCGAATTCGAAGACCTTTCGTAA
- the phnC gene encoding phosphonate ABC transporter ATP-binding protein, with amino-acid sequence MSRITVDGLAKRFGDTVALDDVSFEVPQGEFVIVLGVSGSGKSTLLRCMNALETPTEGEIRVGDEPVTSPRDDIAMIFQQHNIIDQMTAYSNALTGSLNRNTFIDSLFQRQDEADKLQALEALHTVGLLDQAQQSAKRMSGGQQQRVGIARALVQDPTILLADEPVASLDPGSSQQVMGYLRTAARKRDLTAVISLHQVNLARKFGERFIGLRDGEKVFDGYRDEFDMDVIDEIYGDIDTEGMFAPDADRTADEASSTVVSDGGTEQ; translated from the coding sequence ATGAGTCGCATCACAGTCGACGGGCTCGCGAAGCGGTTCGGCGACACCGTGGCGCTCGACGACGTCTCGTTCGAGGTCCCTCAGGGCGAGTTCGTCATCGTCCTCGGCGTCTCCGGCTCCGGGAAGTCGACGCTGCTCCGGTGTATGAACGCGCTCGAAACCCCCACCGAGGGGGAGATCCGCGTCGGCGACGAGCCCGTGACCAGTCCCCGCGACGACATCGCGATGATCTTCCAGCAACACAACATCATCGACCAGATGACCGCGTACTCCAACGCGCTCACCGGGTCGCTCAACCGGAACACGTTCATCGACTCGCTGTTCCAGCGTCAGGACGAAGCAGACAAACTCCAGGCGCTGGAGGCGCTTCACACCGTGGGACTGCTCGATCAGGCCCAACAGAGCGCAAAGCGCATGTCCGGCGGGCAACAGCAGCGCGTCGGCATCGCCCGTGCGCTGGTTCAAGACCCCACGATTCTGCTGGCCGACGAGCCGGTCGCGAGCCTCGATCCGGGCTCCTCACAGCAGGTCATGGGGTACCTCCGGACCGCCGCGCGAAAGCGCGACCTGACCGCCGTCATCAGCCTTCACCAGGTGAACCTCGCGCGGAAGTTCGGTGAGCGGTTCATCGGCCTCCGCGACGGCGAGAAGGTGTTCGACGGCTACCGCGACGAGTTCGACATGGACGTGATAGACGAGATATACGGCGACATCGACACCGAGGGGATGTTCGCGCCCGACGCCGACCGAACCGCCGACGAGGCGTCGTCGACGGTCGTCTCCGACGGGGGGACCGAACAGTGA
- the phnE gene encoding phosphonate ABC transporter, permease protein PhnE: MSFDDAVRERYEAIVLARRVKALVMGVGLLVLGAVFYYALTSVGFFAANIPEYFPNFLNALRDFFPFLAPSFPFIDPTGFLDYWAFIEERNLIWGGFGGDTPLLGEAGITLAMGFAGTVMGFPLALLFGILGSGRVTPFPFNFIFRGLMSSIRAIPALVWGLIYIPLGGIGPVTATLAIATDTIGNLGRLFTDELEEIEDGPIEAMETTGANKPQTITFGMLSQVTTPYIAWTLYIFEINVRIAVSLGIIGGGGLGNVLSVQQGLFAFTNMMATILVILVLIISVEVFSQRIRSALREGDEAQGLVALLLGFPQRMAEAALK; the protein is encoded by the coding sequence GTGAGCTTCGACGACGCCGTCCGCGAGCGCTACGAGGCCATCGTCCTCGCTCGCCGCGTCAAGGCGCTCGTGATGGGAGTTGGGCTGCTCGTGCTCGGTGCGGTGTTCTACTACGCGCTCACTTCCGTCGGCTTCTTCGCCGCCAACATTCCCGAGTACTTCCCGAACTTCCTCAACGCGCTCCGCGACTTCTTCCCCTTCTTAGCGCCCTCGTTCCCGTTCATCGACCCGACCGGGTTCCTCGACTACTGGGCGTTCATCGAGGAACGGAACCTCATCTGGGGCGGGTTCGGCGGCGACACGCCGCTGCTCGGCGAGGCGGGGATCACCCTCGCGATGGGCTTTGCCGGCACCGTCATGGGGTTTCCGCTCGCGCTGCTGTTCGGCATTCTGGGCTCGGGCCGCGTGACGCCGTTCCCCTTTAACTTCATCTTCCGCGGGCTCATGTCGTCGATCCGCGCCATCCCCGCGCTCGTGTGGGGGCTCATCTACATCCCGCTCGGCGGGATCGGCCCCGTCACCGCGACGCTCGCGATCGCGACCGACACCATCGGCAACCTCGGTCGCCTCTTCACCGACGAGCTAGAGGAGATCGAAGACGGCCCCATCGAGGCGATGGAGACGACCGGGGCGAACAAGCCGCAGACGATCACCTTCGGAATGTTATCGCAGGTGACGACGCCGTACATCGCCTGGACGCTATACATCTTCGAGATCAACGTCCGGATCGCCGTCTCGCTCGGTATCATCGGCGGCGGCGGACTCGGCAACGTGCTCTCCGTCCAGCAGGGGCTGTTCGCGTTCACCAACATGATGGCGACGATCCTCGTCATCCTCGTGTTGATCATCTCCGTGGAGGTCTTCTCACAGCGGATCCGCTCCGCGCTCCGCGAGGGCGACGAGGCGCAGGGGCTCGTGGCGCTACTCCTGGGCTTCCCGCAGCGCATGGCCGAGGCGGCGCTGAAGTGA
- the hisH gene encoding imidazole glycerol phosphate synthase subunit HisH — MSTFEPPAETLADVVLVDYGLGNLRSATRGLERAGAAVEITDDPEAFAAADGVVLPGVGAFREGMENAGPLREALTDHAEAGRPLFGICLGMQMLLTSSEEADHEGEGEVTGLDLVSGTNVRFEVDRKVPHMGWNELDVERDHPIVEGVDGEYAYFVHSYYAEPDDPDAVVATADYGVDFPAVVANEAGNVFGTQFHPEKSGETGLRILRNFVGYCAEQ, encoded by the coding sequence ATGAGCACCTTCGAACCGCCCGCGGAGACGCTGGCGGACGTCGTCTTGGTCGACTACGGCCTCGGCAACCTGCGGTCCGCGACCCGCGGGCTCGAACGCGCCGGCGCCGCGGTCGAGATAACCGACGACCCCGAGGCGTTCGCGGCCGCCGACGGCGTCGTCCTGCCGGGCGTCGGCGCGTTCCGCGAGGGGATGGAAAACGCCGGTCCGCTCCGCGAGGCGCTGACGGACCACGCCGAGGCGGGCCGCCCGCTCTTCGGGATCTGTCTCGGGATGCAGATGCTCCTCACGTCCAGCGAGGAGGCCGACCACGAGGGCGAAGGCGAGGTGACGGGGCTCGATCTGGTCTCCGGCACCAACGTCCGGTTCGAGGTCGACAGGAAGGTCCCTCACATGGGCTGGAACGAACTCGATGTCGAGCGGGACCACCCGATAGTCGAGGGCGTCGACGGGGAGTACGCCTACTTCGTCCACTCCTACTACGCCGAGCCAGACGACCCGGACGCGGTGGTCGCCACCGCGGACTACGGCGTCGACTTCCCCGCCGTCGTCGCCAACGAGGCCGGCAACGTGTTCGGCACTCAGTTCCACCCGGAAAAGAGCGGGGAGACGGGGCTCCGTATTCTGCGAAACTTCGTCGGGTACTGCGCGGAGCAGTAG
- a CDS encoding aldo/keto reductase, giving the protein MTPALDDIDLDTVPLGRTGLRTSELQLGTWRFGRVTEAGNVEIDEARAHELLDGYEAAGGRYIDTADVYGGGDCERWIGDWLAERDRERYTIASKVYWQIRDGDPNSRGTNRKNIRHRVDALFDRLDTDYLDVLYIHRWDDETPARELMKTLNGLVESGKVHYLGASTLRPNAWKVARANEIARSEGWEPFTVLQPRYNLVDREVEGDYLEFARHQNLAVSPWSPLGQGFLTGKYDRDADLPEESKAVESSRFQEAYLTEANFDLHDELDAVADEVDATPAQTALAWLAHRDGVTAPIVGARTTDQLAENLAAAEIDLADEQVDRLTAAKPGPYDGL; this is encoded by the coding sequence ATGACGCCAGCACTCGACGACATCGACCTCGATACGGTCCCGCTCGGTCGGACCGGCCTCCGGACCAGCGAGCTGCAGCTCGGCACGTGGCGGTTCGGCCGCGTGACCGAGGCGGGCAACGTGGAGATAGACGAGGCCCGCGCACACGAACTGCTCGACGGGTACGAGGCCGCCGGCGGGCGCTACATCGACACCGCCGACGTGTACGGCGGCGGCGACTGCGAGCGCTGGATCGGCGACTGGCTCGCCGAGCGCGACCGCGAGCGCTACACGATCGCCTCGAAGGTGTACTGGCAGATCCGCGACGGCGACCCGAACAGCCGCGGGACGAATCGGAAGAATATCCGGCACCGCGTCGACGCCCTCTTCGACAGGCTCGACACCGACTACCTCGACGTCCTCTACATCCACCGCTGGGACGACGAGACGCCGGCCCGCGAGCTGATGAAGACGCTCAACGGGCTCGTCGAGTCCGGCAAGGTCCACTACCTCGGCGCCTCCACGCTCCGCCCGAACGCGTGGAAGGTCGCCCGCGCCAACGAGATCGCCCGGAGCGAGGGGTGGGAGCCGTTCACCGTGCTCCAGCCGCGCTACAACCTCGTCGACCGCGAGGTCGAGGGCGACTACCTTGAGTTCGCGCGCCACCAGAATCTGGCCGTCTCGCCGTGGAGCCCGCTCGGACAGGGCTTTTTGACCGGAAAGTACGACCGCGACGCGGACCTTCCCGAGGAGTCGAAGGCCGTCGAGTCGAGCCGCTTCCAGGAGGCGTACCTCACCGAGGCGAACTTCGACCTCCACGACGAACTCGACGCCGTCGCCGACGAGGTCGACGCGACCCCCGCTCAGACCGCGCTCGCGTGGCTCGCCCACCGCGACGGCGTCACCGCGCCCATCGTCGGCGCGCGCACGACCGACCAGCTCGCGGAGAACCTCGCGGCCGCCGAAATCGACCTCGCTGACGAGCAGGTCGACCGGCTCACCGCCGCGAAGCCCGGCCCGTACGACGGGCTGTAA
- a CDS encoding CDP-2,3-bis-(O-geranylgeranyl)-sn-glycerol synthase: protein MIGSLVATAFWAMLPAYVPNNAAVLAGGGRPIDGGREWRGARLLGDGKTWRGTAVGTLAGVAVALALNRLAAPASAALGVDLPTFALPAAVALAFGAMCGDIGASFLKRRSGRERGAAFPGLDQLDFVVVALAAVFVVDTDWALAVFTPAVLVVVVVMTPVLHVVTNVGAYAVGVKNEPW from the coding sequence ATGATCGGTTCGCTCGTCGCGACCGCGTTCTGGGCGATGTTGCCCGCGTACGTGCCGAACAACGCCGCCGTGCTCGCGGGCGGCGGCCGCCCAATCGACGGCGGCCGCGAGTGGCGCGGCGCGCGCCTGCTCGGCGACGGCAAGACGTGGCGCGGCACCGCGGTCGGAACCCTCGCCGGCGTCGCCGTCGCGCTCGCGCTCAACCGCCTCGCCGCGCCCGCGAGCGCCGCCCTCGGCGTCGACCTCCCGACGTTCGCGCTCCCGGCCGCCGTCGCGCTCGCGTTCGGCGCGATGTGCGGCGACATCGGCGCCTCCTTCCTCAAGCGTCGGTCGGGGCGAGAGCGCGGCGCGGCGTTTCCCGGACTCGACCAGCTCGACTTCGTCGTCGTCGCGCTCGCCGCCGTCTTCGTCGTCGACACCGACTGGGCGCTCGCGGTGTTCACCCCGGCCGTCCTCGTCGTCGTGGTAGTGATGACCCCGGTCCTCCACGTCGTCACGAACGTCGGCGCCTACGCGGTCGGCGTAAAAAACGAGCCGTGGTAG
- a CDS encoding DUF502 domain-containing protein, with amino-acid sequence MSTWKRDFASGLIVLAPLLVLLLVLQWIYRYIASIPLIEALQPTVIPAWLEPASRVVIAMAVFVTVVLAVGYFMRTTLGRLAESAVDGAINRIPALRVVYNASKLAIETAVSGTDELQSPVYIETWPGIRMTAFRTGKKTRDGKIVLFMPTAPNITTGFVIEVEPERVEETGETVEEGMTRVLSAGFAESAHQVPVEEEGPSDGASRRPGGIGDIHTDGAPGETERPSADGGDDGTGSRP; translated from the coding sequence ATGTCCACGTGGAAACGCGACTTCGCCAGCGGCCTCATCGTGTTGGCGCCCCTCCTCGTCCTCCTCCTCGTCCTCCAGTGGATCTACCGGTATATCGCGTCGATCCCGCTGATCGAAGCGCTCCAGCCCACGGTCATCCCCGCGTGGCTCGAACCCGCCTCGCGAGTGGTCATCGCGATGGCCGTATTCGTGACGGTCGTCCTCGCGGTCGGCTACTTCATGCGGACGACGCTCGGACGGCTGGCTGAGTCCGCCGTCGACGGCGCGATAAACCGGATCCCGGCGCTTCGCGTGGTGTACAACGCGTCGAAACTGGCGATCGAAACGGCCGTCTCCGGCACCGACGAACTGCAGAGCCCGGTCTACATCGAGACGTGGCCGGGGATCCGCATGACGGCGTTCCGGACCGGCAAGAAGACGCGCGACGGGAAGATTGTCCTCTTTATGCCGACCGCACCCAACATCACCACCGGGTTCGTCATCGAGGTTGAACCGGAGCGCGTCGAAGAGACGGGCGAGACCGTCGAAGAGGGGATGACGCGGGTCCTCTCGGCGGGCTTCGCCGAGTCGGCCCACCAGGTTCCCGTCGAAGAAGAAGGGCCGTCCGATGGCGCCTCTCGGCGACCGGGCGGCATCGGCGACATCCACACCGACGGGGCGCCGGGCGAAACGGAGCGCCCGTCGGCGGACGGGGGCGACGACGGGACCGGATCACGCCCGTAG
- a CDS encoding branched-chain amino acid transaminase: MGFDEMDVDTIWKNGEFLDWEDATTHVLTHALHYGSGVFEGVRCYETEKGPAIFRWEEHLDRLFDSAKMYDMEIEHSREEITEAVLELLDRQDLESGYIRPIAYYGYDSLGVSPKDCPTDLVIAAWPWGAYLGEEALNDGVDVMVSSWRKHASSQVPTNVKTTGLYVNSMLAGEEARRNGYVEAIVLNKEGNVAEGPGENIFMVNDGEIYTTGLAQSILEGITRDTVIQLAEERGYTVHDEAIISRGQLYTADELFFTGSAAEVTPIRSVDDTEIGAGTRGPVTEELQNAFFDLVERETDDHDDWFTYV; encoded by the coding sequence ATGGGATTTGACGAGATGGACGTCGACACGATCTGGAAGAACGGGGAGTTCCTCGACTGGGAGGACGCGACGACCCACGTTCTGACCCACGCGCTCCACTACGGGAGCGGCGTGTTCGAAGGCGTCCGCTGTTACGAGACCGAGAAGGGACCGGCGATCTTCCGCTGGGAAGAACACCTCGACCGCCTGTTCGACTCCGCGAAGATGTACGACATGGAGATCGAACACTCCCGCGAGGAGATCACCGAGGCGGTCCTCGAACTGCTCGACCGCCAGGACCTCGAATCGGGGTATATCCGGCCGATCGCCTACTACGGGTACGACTCGCTGGGCGTCTCGCCGAAAGACTGCCCGACGGATCTCGTGATCGCGGCGTGGCCGTGGGGCGCGTATCTCGGTGAGGAGGCGCTCAACGACGGCGTCGACGTGATGGTCTCCTCGTGGCGGAAACACGCCTCCTCGCAGGTGCCGACGAACGTGAAGACCACGGGGCTGTACGTCAACTCCATGCTCGCGGGCGAGGAGGCCCGCCGGAACGGCTACGTCGAGGCCATCGTCTTAAATAAGGAGGGTAACGTCGCCGAGGGGCCGGGCGAGAACATCTTCATGGTCAACGACGGCGAGATATACACGACCGGCCTCGCGCAGTCGATCCTCGAAGGGATCACTCGCGACACCGTCATCCAACTGGCGGAAGAGCGCGGCTACACCGTCCACGACGAGGCCATCATCTCGCGGGGACAGCTGTACACCGCCGACGAGCTGTTCTTCACCGGCTCCGCCGCCGAGGTCACGCCGATCCGGTCGGTCGACGACACGGAGATCGGCGCGGGCACGCGCGGCCCGGTCACGGAGGAGTTACAGAACGCCTTCTTCGATCTGGTGGAGCGGGAGACGGACGACCACGACGACTGGTTCACCTACGTTTAA